In the Synechococcus sp. Nb3U1 genome, one interval contains:
- a CDS encoding formamidase: MSGLGGLNKTPNGVVLGLVQLQLPNVVTPDDLAAQTQKVVSMVGKARRNMPTMDLVVFPEYALHGLSMDTNPEIMCRLDGPEVAAFSAACRDHNIWGCFSIMEYNPHGNPYNSGIIFDNQGNLQLYYRKLHPWIPVEPWEPGNLGIPVCDGPNGSKIALIICHDGMFPEMARECAYKGAEIMLRTAGYTAPIRHSWQITNQANAFCNLMVTASVCMCGSDGTFDSMGEGMICNFDGTPLVMGSHRPDEIITAEVRPDLVREARIHWGVENNIYQFGHRGYVAVKGGAQDCPYTYMQDLVKEVYRLPWEDEVIHKDGSACGFPPPTRLYQGSSVVQVTYSGSS, translated from the coding sequence TTGGCAGCGCAAACCCAAAAGGTGGTCAGCATGGTGGGCAAGGCTCGCCGCAACATGCCCACCATGGATTTGGTGGTCTTTCCAGAGTACGCTCTGCACGGCCTATCGATGGATACCAACCCGGAGATTATGTGCCGCTTGGATGGACCAGAAGTGGCTGCTTTCAGTGCTGCCTGTCGGGACCATAATATTTGGGGCTGTTTCTCGATTATGGAATACAACCCCCACGGCAATCCCTACAACAGCGGCATCATTTTCGACAACCAAGGGAACTTGCAACTGTACTATCGCAAGCTTCACCCTTGGATCCCCGTGGAACCTTGGGAGCCGGGAAATTTAGGGATCCCCGTCTGCGATGGCCCCAATGGTTCGAAAATTGCCCTGATCATTTGCCATGATGGTATGTTTCCGGAAATGGCGCGGGAATGTGCCTATAAAGGGGCGGAGATCATGTTGCGCACAGCGGGATATACGGCTCCCATTCGCCATAGCTGGCAGATCACCAATCAGGCCAATGCCTTTTGCAATTTGATGGTGACCGCTTCGGTGTGTATGTGTGGATCCGATGGCACCTTCGACTCGATGGGAGAAGGGATGATCTGCAATTTTGATGGCACCCCTTTGGTGATGGGATCCCATCGTCCCGATGAGATCATTACTGCCGAAGTGCGCCCGGATTTAGTGCGGGAAGCTCGCATTCATTGGGGGGTAGAAAACAACATCTATCAATTTGGCCATCGTGGCTACGTGGCCGTTAAAGGGGGAGCTCAGGATTGCCCCTACACCTACATGCAGGATTTGGTGAAGGAGGTCTACCGCCTGCCCTGGGAAGATGAGGTGATCCACAAAGATGGCAGCGCCTGCGGGTTTCCACCCCCCACCCGCCTTTACCAGGGATCCTCGGTCGTCCAGGTCACCTACAGCGGTTCTTCCTAG
- a CDS encoding CAP domain-containing protein, producing MGPPPAGEVPIASLLCQLDRETRTFSGPIYAVPPDVATCNPGRLTPAAAQKMMDRLNFLRLLHLLPPVDLNDEFLQASQQAALMQVANGTLSHEPPPSWRCFTPAGEEGSRLSNLAIGPILELNGPDSGRILARQVDIYFAEPGAENVVDVGHRRWNLYPQYRQGAYAIVYDPRAGRVTQANANWIFGFDESVSDPEFIAFPEKDGYLYRLEGFSNQPLSAYRWSFSVPSRGGASDLSQAQVRITDALSGDPVPVSNIRVGDPAFGLETLTYSVGFVQPNREYNFEISGIRLNGGAPRTYRYSTALYDCDPISPLQDSIPTGELGIPPRLLQ from the coding sequence GTGGGGCCTCCTCCTGCTGGGGAAGTGCCGATTGCCAGCCTGCTCTGCCAACTGGATCGGGAGACCCGCACCTTTTCTGGGCCGATCTATGCTGTGCCACCGGATGTGGCCACCTGTAACCCCGGTCGCCTGACTCCAGCCGCCGCTCAAAAAATGATGGATCGGCTGAACTTTTTGCGGCTTTTACATCTGTTACCGCCGGTAGATTTGAACGATGAGTTTTTGCAGGCTTCTCAACAAGCCGCCCTCATGCAGGTGGCCAACGGAACCCTCAGCCATGAGCCGCCCCCTTCCTGGCGATGTTTTACCCCTGCTGGAGAAGAGGGATCCCGGTTGAGCAACTTGGCGATCGGCCCGATCTTGGAGCTGAATGGGCCCGACTCAGGACGCATCTTGGCCCGGCAGGTGGATATCTATTTTGCCGAGCCAGGGGCAGAAAATGTCGTCGATGTAGGGCACCGTCGCTGGAATCTTTATCCCCAGTACCGCCAAGGGGCCTATGCCATTGTTTATGATCCCCGCGCTGGACGAGTAACCCAGGCCAATGCCAACTGGATCTTCGGCTTCGATGAGTCCGTGTCGGATCCGGAGTTCATCGCCTTTCCGGAAAAAGATGGCTACCTTTACCGCCTAGAAGGGTTTTCCAACCAGCCTCTTAGCGCTTACCGTTGGTCTTTTTCGGTGCCCAGTCGTGGGGGCGCATCGGATCTGAGCCAGGCGCAAGTTCGCATCACCGATGCTCTGAGCGGGGATCCCGTTCCCGTGAGCAACATTCGAGTCGGAGATCCTGCTTTTGGACTGGAAACGCTCACCTACTCTGTCGGATTTGTGCAGCCCAATCGAGAGTACAACTTTGAGATCAGTGGCATCCGTTTGAATGGGGGGGCACCTCGCACCTACCGTTACAGCACCGCTCTGTAC